A single region of the Melopsittacus undulatus isolate bMelUnd1 chromosome 10, bMelUnd1.mat.Z, whole genome shotgun sequence genome encodes:
- the IL12B gene encoding interleukin-12 subunit beta — MSHLLFAILSLFSFSALLEAQWKLRENVYVIESEWNNEAPAKRVELTCNTSNETLPVYWEKDSELKGTGKTLIAEVKEFPDAGNYTCLTADTHEIVSYDFFLITKIDSNGQMIRSILKSFDEPNKTFLKCEAKNYSGIFICSWMTENESPNVKFTIRSLKGPQGDIICSSPVAHTDASVTEYTAQCQKESYCPFAEEHEPIEMFLEVIDEVEYENYTSSFFIRDIIKPDPPQCQYVATNGTVTWTYPRTWSTPKSYFPLTFRVKVESTKKGNSQVSGTDEQSIKIPAAGPKRKISVQARDRYYNSSWSEWSSLCR; from the exons TGTACGTCATAGAATCAGAGTGGAATAATGAGGCACCAGCTAAAAGAGTGGAGCTCACCTGTAACACATCTAATGAGACACTGCCAGTGTACTGGGAAAAGGACAGCGAGCTGAAAGGAACTGGAAAGACTCTGATTGCTGAAGTGAAGGAGTTTCCAGATGCTGGCAACTATACCTGTCTGACAGCTGATACCCATGAAATCGTCAGCTATGATTTCTTCCTCATAACTAAAATAGACTCCAATGGGCAAATGATAAGGTCAATTCTGAAAAGCTTTGATG AGCCAaacaagacatttttaaaatgtgaggCAAAGAACTACTCTGGAATTTTCATATGTTCATGGATGACAGAAAATGAGAGTCCAAATGTGAAGTTCACAATCAGAAGTCTAAAAGG CCCTCAAGGAGACATAATCTGCAGCAGCCCTGTAGCTCACACTGATGCATCAGTGACTGAATACACAGCCCAGTGCCAGAAAGAAAGCTACTGTCCCTTTGCTGAAGAGCACGAGCCAATTGAGATGTTCCTGGAGGTCATTGATGAGGTGGAATATGAGAACTACACTAGCAGCTTCTTCATCAGAGATATCA TAAAACCTGATCCACCTCAGTGTCAGTATGTGGCCACAAATGGAACAGTGACCTGGACCTACCCCAGAACATGGAGCACACCCAAGTCCTACTTCCCTTTGACTTTCAGGGTCAAAGTTGAAAGTACAAAGAAAGGCAACAGCCAG GTCTCTGGCACTGATGAGCAGTCCATTAAGATTCCAGCAGCTGGGCCCAAGAGGAAGATCTCTGTGCAAGCCAGGGATCGTTATTACAATTCATCCTGGAGTGAGTGGTCTTCACTTTGCAGGTAA